Genomic window (Candidatus Zixiibacteriota bacterium):
ATATCCTTGACCGTGATCATCCCCTTCAGGTGACCCTCGTCATCGACAATCAACAGTTTCTCGATCCTGTTTTTATGAAGCAGGTCCTTGGCTTCTTCCAAATCCGTACCGGGTGGCACAGTGATCAGGTTTTCTTTCGTCATTACATCGCGGATCTTGAGATTCAGATTGCGATGAAACCTGAGATCGCGGTTGGTCAGTATTCCGACCAGCTTCTCACCTTCTGTGATCGGGATACCCGAAATCGAGAAACGTTCCATGAACTCGAGCGCTTTACCGATCACCTCATTGGGAGGTAACGTGATCGGGTTTACGATCATGCCGGACTCGGAGCGTTTGACCTTGTCGACCTCGGCCGACTGTTCCTCGATCGATAGGTTTTTGTGGATAAATCCGAGACCTCCATGGCGCGCCAAAGAAATCGCCAGCTCCGCCTCGCAGACGGTGTCCATGGCGGCCGCCACGATCGGGATATTCAGATCGATACCCTTGACCAGACGGGTGCTGACATCGGTCTGCTTCGGAAGCACCCTGCTTTTAGCCGGCACCAGCAGGATATCATCGAATGTCAACGCTGTACCGATGATTTTATCGCTCATCTCAGTCTTCCCCCATCCAGGTCAGAATCCGTCCGCAGGAATCGCAGGTGAGCAGCCGATCACCTTTTTTGATCTCCTGGATCAGGTGTGGCTCAAGTTGCTTGAAACAGGCACCGCAGGCGCGTTTCTTGACAGCCACCACAGCCATCCCGCCCCTCCCGCGGCGAATCCGTTCGTAAACCGACAGCACCTTACGCGGGATCTTGGCCAGGACATCACTGCGCTCAGCTTCCTTGATTTCCTTTTTCTCACCGATCGAATCGACCTGTGCCTGGAGCATCTGGAGCTGATCTTCATTGGTTTTCTTTATATCATCGCACTTGGTTTCGTACTCTTCGACCTTGGTAGTAAGCTCCTCGATTTCACCCATCAGCATCAGGCTCTTGTCCTCGCCCGATGAAAT
Coding sequences:
- a CDS encoding CBS domain-containing protein, translating into MSDKIIGTALTFDDILLVPAKSRVLPKQTDVSTRLVKGIDLNIPIVAAAMDTVCEAELAISLARHGGLGFIHKNLSIEEQSAEVDKVKRSESGMIVNPITLPPNEVIGKALEFMERFSISGIPITEGEKLVGILTNRDLRFHRNLNLKIRDVMTKENLITVPPGTDLEEAKDLLHKNRIEKLLIVDDEGHLKGMITVKD